Proteins encoded by one window of Fusobacterium perfoetens:
- a CDS encoding MOSC domain-containing protein yields MGIIKAVCISEKRGTDKKNIHKCEVIKGFGLKNDAHGGDWHRQVSLISFEKIEEFKKRGGDVVDGSFGENLIVTEIELTTLPIGTKLKINDVVLEVTQIGKECHSHCEIFKKVGDCIMPREGIFARVLVGGFIEEGDIIQVVE; encoded by the coding sequence ATGGGAATAATAAAAGCAGTTTGTATTAGTGAAAAAAGAGGAACTGATAAAAAAAATATACATAAATGTGAAGTGATTAAAGGTTTTGGTCTAAAAAATGATGCTCACGGAGGAGATTGGCATAGACAAGTAAGCCTTATATCTTTTGAAAAAATTGAGGAGTTTAAAAAAAGAGGTGGAGATGTTGTTGATGGCTCTTTTGGAGAAAATCTTATTGTTACAGAGATAGAACTTACAACACTTCCAATAGGAACAAAATTAAAAATAAATGATGTTGTTTTGGAAGTTACACAGATTGGAAAAGAGTGTCACTCTCATTGTGAAATATTTAAAAAAGTGGGAGATTGTATAATGCCAAGAGAGGGAATTTTTGCAAGAGTTTTAGTTGGTGGATTTATAGAAGAGGGAGATATAATTCAAGTAGTAGAATAA
- the moaC gene encoding cyclic pyranopterin monophosphate synthase MoaC encodes MEFSHFNKDGKAYMVDVSEKNKTKREAKAFGKIKVSKEVIEKLTNHQMKKGEVLGVARVAGIMGMKKTSDIIPMCHPIFMSGCEINFEIKEELGEIHIYSTAKTVGETGIEMEALTGVTTAALTIYDMCKSVDKRMVISDIHLLTKTGGKSGDFKF; translated from the coding sequence ATGGAATTTTCACATTTTAATAAAGACGGAAAAGCATATATGGTAGATGTCAGTGAAAAAAATAAAACTAAGAGAGAGGCAAAGGCTTTTGGAAAGATAAAAGTTTCAAAAGAGGTTATTGAAAAATTAACTAATCATCAGATGAAAAAAGGGGAAGTTTTAGGGGTAGCAAGAGTTGCAGGAATAATGGGAATGAAAAAAACAAGTGATATTATTCCAATGTGTCACCCTATTTTTATGAGTGGTTGTGAAATAAATTTTGAAATAAAAGAAGAGTTAGGAGAGATACATATTTATTCTACAGCAAAAACTGTTGGAGAAACAGGAATAGAGATGGAGGCTTTGACAGGAGTAACTACAGCGGCTCTTACAATTTATGATATGTGTAAAAGTGTAGATAAAAGAATGGTTATTTCTGATATTCATCTTTTAACAAAAACTGGTGGAAAAAGTGGAGATTTTAAATTTTAA